A single window of Deinococcus radiotolerans DNA harbors:
- a CDS encoding DUF6895 family protein, producing the protein MTTDHPALPVFRRALTWVSAHLDAFHPDHEFVSDHSLRVKPFIELVFVLNPFLRRGLHHQEPLLADLAAFCARTFDSYDFAAFAQQDPAGLIVFALRDEFDALCGRAPRDGLLDRFRQTGLPELVRVSRTPYRAMDLAYSVARAELHFDPRSLLPDLPRTVLGTARPLAHCTDSDLYSITHTLFYLADLGEADLAACWPDTAGLREQLRGALGLTLREGNADLSGELLMCLAFLGDTGSVAARYAWTRLAALQLTCGAVPAPSYRAERDEATPGGAAGHYRFTQSYHTTLVMLGAAMPALFPQPLQAAQEPAVQVAS; encoded by the coding sequence ATGACCACTGATCATCCGGCGCTGCCGGTGTTCCGCCGCGCGCTCACGTGGGTGTCGGCGCACCTGGACGCCTTCCACCCGGATCACGAGTTCGTGTCGGATCACTCGCTGCGCGTCAAGCCGTTCATTGAACTGGTGTTCGTCCTCAACCCGTTCCTGCGCCGGGGCCTGCACCATCAGGAGCCGCTGCTGGCGGACCTGGCGGCCTTCTGCGCGCGGACCTTCGACTCGTACGATTTCGCGGCGTTCGCGCAGCAGGACCCGGCCGGCCTGATCGTGTTCGCGCTGCGGGACGAGTTCGACGCGCTGTGCGGCCGCGCCCCGCGCGACGGGCTGCTGGACCGCTTCCGCCAGACGGGCCTGCCGGAGCTGGTCCGCGTGAGCCGCACGCCGTACCGCGCGATGGACCTCGCGTACAGCGTGGCGCGCGCCGAACTGCACTTCGACCCGCGGTCCCTGCTGCCGGACCTGCCGCGCACGGTGCTGGGCACGGCGCGGCCCCTGGCGCACTGCACGGATTCGGACCTGTACTCGATCACGCACACCCTCTTCTACCTGGCGGACCTGGGCGAGGCGGACCTGGCCGCGTGCTGGCCGGACACGGCGGGCCTGCGGGAGCAGCTGCGCGGCGCGCTGGGCCTGACGCTGCGGGAGGGCAACGCCGACCTGAGCGGGGAGCTGCTGATGTGCCTGGCCTTCCTGGGCGACACCGGCAGCGTGGCCGCCCGGTACGCCTGGACGCGGCTGGCGGCGCTGCAACTGACGTGCGGGGCCGTCCCGGCGCCCAGTTACCGCGCCGAGCGGGACGAGGCGACGCCGGGCGGCGCAGCGGGCCACTACCGCTTCACGCAGAGTTACCACACCACGCTGGTCATGCTGGGCGCGGCGATGCCCGCCCTGTTCCCCCAGCCCCTTCAGGCCGCGCAGGAACCGGCCGTGCAGGTGGCGTCGTGA
- a CDS encoding insulinase family protein produces the protein MTVPAVCADLHGFRLERLRPLPVLGGSFGEYRHESGARLLYVAAPDESSTLSVSFRTPPWSDAGHPHVLEHLVLMGSRRFPSRDAFQAWQRWQLLDYLNASTTRDWTAFTASGTVPGDMLDTLDFLLDATFNPLLEGGAFRQEAWRPLPDGSLGGVILNEMRGAYAHPARRLREATGAALFPGSAYAWSSGGTPQALPDLSVADVRAYHAQYYVPANLTVFAYGSLPLPEVTRRVAQVLRARPRGQAAPWPQPMTAGVPEWTVSHPRSAQTLIAWALPEGLSPLETQGLNVLGLALLGHPDAPLQRVARALGGPLADGSGLHADTAQPVLAAGVAADVDPQELLAALLDVLRAPLRPEDVQAALGRYTLSALDTQHHGFPYGVQLSFDVLGAAHHGQDALPQALAGAAQALADLPDLPGFLADLARRVLADSGHRSVVRLQVAPDPEPRAAPLLLDGPTGSEGWEEQAPLAAAPAPQRAALTERVRLPDVPDLHAGEVLGVPVQSARVPGALTQFSVSRDLPGETDLLGWLPAYLHLLPRSPLGQALTRDVQALGATWSVNADTTHDPLDPARVTLSVTLNVRGLSTRMTDVTARLGQAWATLSPVPQEARRQLQDRAAQLRALRPTQSAQLGMLRAALAVNPAFGVREACDGCLSHDLLDASAAHPALEDALRALHAALWAREDLRAVVVADQPGPALPEVLRPLLSGLPVAARGALAPLRAAPGGADLPGSAALAWPTVPFAHADAPAFLVLGRALQDALHAPVRAQGGAYAVTVRALPEAGLLLAVSARDPQPERTLDVFRAATSYLPDLRGEALEAARLGAVRQLLSLRSRAMLARQAALDAHFGFVPHRAVFLRGLLSVTADDIARVAAQLARWPRTTSSLTHGRPFCHHIPSLLPWGFHDH, from the coding sequence ATGACGGTGCCGGCCGTGTGCGCGGACCTGCACGGCTTCCGCCTGGAGCGGCTGCGGCCGCTGCCGGTGCTGGGCGGCTCGTTCGGGGAGTACCGGCACGAGAGTGGCGCGCGGCTGCTGTACGTAGCCGCGCCGGATGAGAGCAGCACCCTGAGCGTGTCGTTCCGCACGCCGCCCTGGAGTGACGCGGGGCACCCGCACGTGCTGGAGCACCTGGTGCTGATGGGCTCGCGGCGCTTTCCGTCGCGGGACGCGTTCCAGGCGTGGCAGCGCTGGCAGCTGCTGGATTACCTGAATGCCAGCACCACCCGCGACTGGACGGCCTTCACGGCGTCGGGGACGGTGCCGGGGGACATGCTGGACACGCTGGACTTCCTGCTGGACGCCACCTTCAATCCGCTGCTGGAGGGCGGGGCGTTCCGGCAGGAGGCGTGGCGGCCGCTACCAGACGGGTCGCTGGGCGGCGTGATCCTGAACGAAATGCGCGGCGCGTACGCGCACCCGGCGCGTCGGCTGCGGGAGGCGACGGGCGCGGCCCTCTTCCCGGGCTCGGCGTACGCGTGGTCGTCGGGTGGCACGCCGCAGGCCCTGCCGGACCTGAGCGTCGCGGACGTGCGGGCATACCACGCGCAGTACTACGTGCCGGCGAACCTGACGGTGTTCGCGTACGGGTCGCTGCCGCTGCCGGAGGTGACGCGGCGCGTGGCGCAGGTGCTGCGGGCGCGGCCGCGTGGCCAGGCGGCCCCCTGGCCGCAGCCCATGACGGCCGGCGTGCCGGAGTGGACGGTCTCGCACCCGCGCAGCGCGCAGACGCTGATCGCGTGGGCCCTCCCGGAGGGGCTGTCCCCGCTGGAGACGCAGGGGCTGAACGTGCTGGGCCTGGCGCTGCTGGGGCACCCGGACGCGCCGCTGCAGCGCGTGGCGCGGGCACTGGGGGGGCCGCTCGCGGATGGCAGCGGGCTGCATGCGGACACGGCGCAGCCGGTCCTGGCGGCGGGTGTCGCGGCGGACGTGGACCCGCAGGAGCTGCTCGCGGCGCTGCTGGACGTGCTGCGCGCGCCCCTGCGACCGGAGGACGTGCAGGCCGCGCTGGGCCGCTACACGCTGAGTGCGCTGGACACGCAGCATCACGGCTTCCCGTACGGGGTGCAGCTGTCGTTCGATGTGCTGGGCGCCGCACATCACGGGCAGGACGCGCTGCCGCAGGCGCTGGCGGGCGCGGCGCAGGCCCTGGCGGACCTGCCGGACCTGCCGGGCTTCCTGGCGGACCTGGCGCGGCGGGTGCTGGCGGACAGTGGGCACCGCAGCGTGGTGCGCCTGCAGGTCGCGCCGGACCCAGAGCCGCGCGCCGCGCCACTCCTGCTGGACGGGCCGACCGGGTCCGAGGGTTGGGAGGAACAGGCGCCCCTGGCGGCGGCCCCCGCGCCGCAGCGGGCCGCTCTGACGGAGCGGGTGCGGCTGCCGGACGTGCCGGACCTGCACGCGGGTGAGGTGCTGGGCGTGCCGGTGCAGTCGGCGCGGGTGCCGGGGGCGCTGACGCAGTTCAGCGTGAGCCGGGACCTGCCCGGGGAGACCGATCTGCTGGGCTGGCTGCCCGCGTACCTGCACCTGCTGCCGCGCAGTCCGCTGGGGCAGGCGCTCACGCGGGACGTGCAGGCGCTGGGCGCCACCTGGAGCGTGAACGCGGACACCACGCACGATCCGCTTGATCCGGCGCGCGTGACCCTCAGCGTGACCCTGAACGTCCGGGGCCTGAGTACGCGCATGACGGACGTCACGGCGCGGCTGGGCCAGGCCTGGGCCACGCTCAGCCCGGTGCCGCAGGAGGCGCGGCGGCAGCTCCAGGACCGCGCGGCGCAGCTGCGGGCCCTGCGCCCCACGCAGTCGGCGCAGCTGGGCATGCTGCGCGCGGCGCTGGCGGTGAACCCGGCCTTCGGGGTGCGCGAGGCGTGTGACGGGTGCCTCAGCCACGACCTGCTGGACGCCTCGGCGGCGCACCCGGCGCTGGAGGACGCGCTGCGCGCCCTGCACGCCGCGCTGTGGGCCCGGGAGGACCTGCGGGCCGTGGTGGTCGCTGATCAACCCGGCCCGGCGCTGCCGGAGGTGCTGCGGCCGCTGCTGTCGGGCCTGCCGGTGGCCGCGCGGGGTGCACTGGCACCCCTGAGGGCCGCGCCGGGCGGGGCGGACCTGCCGGGTTCGGCGGCGCTGGCGTGGCCGACCGTGCCGTTCGCGCATGCGGACGCCCCGGCGTTCCTGGTGCTGGGCCGCGCGCTGCAGGACGCGCTGCACGCCCCGGTGCGGGCGCAGGGTGGGGCGTACGCAGTGACGGTGCGGGCGTTGCCGGAGGCGGGGCTGCTGCTGGCCGTCTCGGCGCGCGACCCGCAGCCCGAGCGGACGCTGGACGTGTTCCGCGCGGCCACGTCGTACCTGCCGGACCTACGGGGCGAGGCGCTGGAGGCGGCGCGGCTGGGCGCCGTGCGGCAGCTGCTGTCGCTGCGGTCGCGGGCCATGCTCGCGCGGCAGGCGGCGCTGGACGCGCACTTCGGCTTCGTCCCCCACCGCGCGGTGTTCCTGCGGGGCCTGCTGTCGGTCACGGCGGATGACATAGCGCGGGTGGCCGCCCAGCTGGCGCGGTGGCCGCGGACCACCTCTTCGCTGACCCACGGACGCCCCTTCTGCCACCACATTCCGTCTCTGCTGCCCTGGGGGTTTCATGACCACTGA
- a CDS encoding ABC transporter permease translates to MRDSLRLFQAEWLRSVILMRRYVGNTVGSVLGLTLVFLGLFFSTRYVSGMSSFGDRLDSVVVGYVLWSLILFVLADVSMDAQNEAQTGTLEQVCLSRFGLTRVFVLRSLTRVVWTVLMNAVVLSVICLVTGTRLHLSPWLIVPVASALMGAFGLAFMFGALALGAKRIQQLLNLANFALLFVVMTPFEKTVPGLFPVLSALPMVPGAAGVRAVMVDGSAPGLAGAAVMLLSGALWFALGVQVFRRADRAVRTRGLLGSY, encoded by the coding sequence ATGCGTGATTCGCTGAGGCTCTTTCAGGCGGAGTGGCTGCGGTCGGTGATCCTGATGCGCCGCTACGTGGGGAACACGGTGGGCAGCGTGCTGGGCCTGACGCTGGTGTTCCTGGGGTTGTTCTTCAGCACGCGGTACGTGTCGGGCATGAGCAGTTTCGGGGACCGGCTGGACAGCGTGGTGGTGGGGTACGTGCTGTGGTCGCTGATCCTGTTCGTGCTGGCGGACGTCAGCATGGACGCGCAGAACGAGGCGCAGACGGGCACGCTGGAGCAGGTGTGCCTGTCGCGGTTCGGGCTGACGCGGGTGTTCGTGCTGCGCAGCCTGACGCGGGTGGTGTGGACCGTGCTGATGAACGCGGTGGTCCTGAGCGTGATCTGCCTGGTGACGGGCACGCGGCTGCACCTGAGCCCATGGCTGATCGTGCCGGTCGCGTCGGCGCTGATGGGCGCGTTCGGGCTGGCGTTCATGTTCGGGGCGCTGGCGCTGGGGGCCAAGCGGATTCAGCAGCTGCTGAACCTGGCGAACTTCGCGCTGCTGTTCGTGGTGATGACGCCATTCGAGAAGACGGTGCCGGGGCTGTTCCCCGTGCTGTCGGCGCTGCCGATGGTGCCGGGCGCGGCGGGCGTGCGGGCCGTGATGGTGGACGGCAGCGCGCCGGGCCTGGCGGGCGCGGCCGTGATGCTGCTCAGCGGGGCGCTGTGGTTCGCGCTGGGCGTGCAGGTGTTCCGCCGCGCGGACCGGGCGGTGCGCACGCGCGGCCTGCTGGGGAGCTACTGA
- a CDS encoding ABC transporter ATP-binding protein, whose translation MDVLQATDLRKSYRAGKQVVEAVQGVSLSCRAGEVVAFLGANGAGKTTTLKMLTGLIRPDSGSVRVCGGDPHVDARVLERIGAVLEGNRNTYWTLTVQENFEYFGVLRGLTRAQVRRRVPGLLEEFSLGDKRHVPVQRLSRGMQQKLAIALAVLPEPQLLLLDEPTLGLDVQATLDMQALVRSLVARGCAVLLTTHQLDVAQKLSDRVVIMRRGQVVTEQPTRELLRAYSGSGFELRFDGLLSDAQRAALRGLGVEELEPGRVSYFGPGALLYEVLDTLRPLELRAVTPSEVDLADVFLRVNREAEVAYA comes from the coding sequence ATGGACGTATTGCAGGCGACGGACCTCAGGAAGTCGTACCGGGCGGGCAAGCAGGTGGTGGAGGCGGTGCAGGGCGTGAGCCTGAGCTGCCGGGCGGGTGAGGTGGTGGCGTTCCTGGGGGCGAACGGCGCGGGGAAAACCACGACGCTGAAGATGCTGACCGGGCTGATCCGTCCGGATAGCGGGTCGGTGCGGGTGTGTGGTGGGGACCCGCACGTGGACGCGCGGGTGCTGGAGCGAATCGGGGCGGTGCTGGAGGGGAACCGCAACACGTACTGGACGCTGACCGTGCAGGAGAACTTCGAGTACTTCGGGGTGCTGCGCGGCCTGACGCGCGCTCAGGTGCGCCGCCGCGTGCCGGGCCTGCTGGAGGAGTTCAGCCTGGGGGACAAGCGGCACGTGCCGGTGCAGCGCCTGTCGCGCGGCATGCAGCAGAAGCTGGCGATTGCGCTGGCGGTCCTGCCGGAGCCGCAGCTGCTGCTGCTGGACGAGCCGACGCTGGGCCTGGACGTGCAGGCGACGCTGGACATGCAGGCGCTGGTGCGGTCCCTGGTGGCGCGGGGCTGCGCGGTGCTGCTCACGACGCACCAGCTGGACGTGGCGCAGAAACTGTCGGACCGGGTGGTGATCATGCGCCGCGGGCAGGTGGTGACCGAGCAGCCCACGCGGGAGCTGCTGCGCGCGTACAGCGGCAGCGGTTTCGAGCTGCGCTTCGACGGGCTGCTCAGTGACGCGCAGCGCGCGGCGCTGCGGGGCCTGGGTGTGGAGGAGCTGGAGCCGGGCCGCGTGTCGTACTTCGGGCCGGGCGCGCTGCTGTACGAGGTGCTGGACACGCTGCGGCCGCTGGAATTGCGGGCGGTGACGCCCAGCGAGGTGGACCTGGCGGACGTGTTCCTGCGCGTGAACCGCGAGGCGGAGGTGGCGTATGCGTGA
- a CDS encoding BTAD domain-containing putative transcriptional regulator, whose product MIPRPLRHELHRTHLLDRVDRSDETLILLVAPSGFGKTTLLAQCARQEDRRAAWLSLNADDRDPAVFNTRLLRALQTAFPDAQLPDGRPEFVDARACARALNALNDHVLLALDHLHLAHVNTLRWLAEFIQDLHEGHRVLAAAPRRPALPLPTAFMAERLLLISGDQLRFTPQETQLYFERRGLTPPNLTDTRGLSGWPAGLALLAADAHGTFSPLDLVRDLLQRLPEPVRSALPEAATLEEWSEAGARDAHLSLPSGWLQAVQDAGLPLTPTAPDRFVPLQAVRDVLREDLSRSPDRAAQLYHRAAEQAEARGEPLLALQHYERGGHAQPAQVLASRLCSEYLWRIDYPSVLSTLESLRRWQTLPPPLEAALALALIRTDRVQEGETLAATLLERTLEPDALRALAHAAHRRGDRHMQLHYAQLLAQHALTRSQRADAARLEVAALLRLGRPQDAAARAEVLLDTSQALHPLEWAGTYFTLHTVYEDLRDPALSEQHLRSALDLYESMHSHQQIAVCLNDLAILRGQAGAHDEAQQLVTRALHLIGDSMPDLRVVYLETQADLLLWNADFSGAEQAYAHALTAAQERHLAPLVTRIQLGRAHALTQLGAFADAHTALEGATANLPPTDQPLRATLNFMRGVLAFAQGHGEQAQTLWQDAPAEYQDLRQAYLGLSAAQPTPPPLPGHLRRAHSATLRPHTPTRASTPGATSNLTSSPAAPPPTLHLHTCGPMHATLNGTPLHLPFSRAAELLAYLTLTGEASRAQIIRDLWDGSSETRVVNYAKLTIRKLRAALQDHLPFNPLPFEENLYALSPLLTVHSDAADILAAEHSTDPDLLRRAVHAHTAPFMPALEGEWAEATRERLQAATQTAGLRLIGHADLPEAISTARHLLRLDPLHEDTYLALLNAHERAGDPVGAQGTYREYERMLTREMGTHPPEALRARYVT is encoded by the coding sequence TTGATTCCACGTCCCCTGCGCCACGAACTTCACCGCACGCACCTGCTGGACCGAGTGGACCGCAGCGATGAGACGCTGATCCTCCTGGTGGCCCCGTCCGGCTTCGGGAAGACGACCCTGCTGGCGCAGTGCGCCCGTCAGGAGGACCGGCGTGCCGCGTGGTTGAGCCTGAACGCGGACGACCGTGACCCGGCCGTGTTCAACACCCGGCTGCTGCGCGCCCTACAGACCGCGTTTCCCGACGCGCAGCTGCCGGACGGCCGCCCCGAATTTGTGGACGCCCGCGCCTGTGCCCGCGCGCTGAACGCCCTGAACGACCACGTTCTGCTGGCGCTGGATCACCTGCACCTGGCGCACGTGAACACCCTACGCTGGCTGGCGGAGTTCATCCAGGACCTGCACGAGGGCCACCGCGTGCTGGCCGCCGCGCCGCGCCGCCCGGCCCTGCCGCTTCCCACGGCCTTCATGGCCGAGCGGCTGCTGCTGATCAGCGGGGACCAGCTGCGCTTCACGCCGCAGGAAACGCAACTGTACTTCGAGCGGCGCGGCCTGACCCCGCCCAACCTGACCGACACGCGCGGCCTGAGCGGCTGGCCCGCCGGACTGGCCCTGCTGGCCGCGGACGCGCACGGCACGTTCTCCCCGCTGGATCTCGTGCGGGACCTGCTGCAGCGCCTGCCGGAACCCGTGCGCTCGGCCCTGCCCGAGGCGGCCACCCTGGAGGAATGGAGCGAGGCTGGTGCCCGCGACGCCCACCTGAGCCTCCCCAGCGGCTGGCTTCAGGCCGTGCAGGACGCCGGCCTGCCCCTGACGCCCACCGCCCCGGACCGCTTCGTGCCCCTTCAGGCCGTGCGGGACGTCCTGCGGGAGGACCTGAGCCGCAGCCCGGACCGGGCGGCGCAGCTGTACCACCGCGCCGCCGAGCAGGCCGAGGCGCGCGGTGAGCCCCTGCTGGCCCTGCAACACTACGAACGCGGCGGTCACGCACAGCCCGCGCAGGTGCTGGCCAGCCGCCTGTGCAGCGAGTACCTGTGGCGCATTGACTACCCGTCCGTGCTGAGCACGCTGGAGTCACTGCGCCGCTGGCAGACCCTGCCCCCGCCCCTGGAAGCGGCGCTGGCCCTGGCCCTGATCCGCACCGACCGCGTGCAGGAAGGCGAGACGCTGGCCGCCACCCTGCTGGAACGCACCCTGGAACCAGACGCCCTGCGCGCCCTGGCGCACGCCGCACACCGCCGCGGCGACCGGCACATGCAGCTGCACTACGCGCAGCTCCTGGCGCAGCACGCCCTGACCCGCTCGCAGCGGGCCGACGCCGCCCGCCTGGAAGTCGCGGCGCTGCTGCGTCTGGGCCGACCGCAGGACGCTGCCGCCCGGGCCGAAGTCCTGCTCGACACCTCGCAGGCGCTGCATCCGCTGGAATGGGCCGGGACGTACTTCACCCTGCACACCGTCTACGAGGACCTGCGCGACCCCGCCCTGAGTGAACAGCACCTGCGCAGCGCCCTGGACCTGTATGAATCCATGCACAGCCACCAGCAGATCGCCGTGTGCCTGAACGACCTGGCGATCCTGCGCGGCCAGGCCGGCGCGCACGACGAGGCGCAGCAACTCGTCACGCGCGCGCTGCACCTGATCGGGGACAGCATGCCGGACCTGCGCGTGGTGTACCTGGAAACCCAGGCGGACCTGCTGCTGTGGAACGCCGACTTCAGCGGCGCCGAACAGGCCTACGCGCACGCCCTGACCGCCGCGCAGGAACGCCACCTGGCCCCCCTGGTGACGCGCATTCAACTGGGCCGCGCGCACGCCCTGACGCAACTCGGCGCGTTCGCCGACGCGCACACCGCCCTGGAGGGCGCCACCGCGAACCTCCCCCCCACCGACCAGCCCCTGCGGGCCACCCTGAACTTCATGCGTGGCGTCCTGGCCTTCGCGCAGGGCCACGGCGAGCAGGCCCAGACCCTGTGGCAGGACGCCCCCGCCGAATACCAGGACCTCCGGCAGGCGTACCTGGGGCTCAGTGCCGCGCAACCCACCCCGCCCCCCCTGCCCGGCCACCTGCGCCGCGCGCACTCAGCCACCCTGCGGCCCCACACCCCCACCCGGGCCAGCACACCCGGGGCGACCTCCAACCTGACCTCCAGCCCGGCCGCGCCACCCCCCACCCTGCACCTGCACACCTGCGGCCCCATGCACGCCACCCTGAACGGCACGCCCCTGCACCTGCCCTTCAGCCGCGCCGCCGAACTGCTCGCGTACCTCACCCTGACCGGCGAGGCCAGCCGCGCCCAGATCATCCGCGACCTCTGGGACGGCTCCAGCGAGACCCGCGTCGTGAACTACGCGAAACTCACGATCCGCAAACTCCGCGCCGCGCTGCAAGACCACCTGCCCTTCAACCCCCTGCCATTCGAGGAAAACCTGTACGCCCTGTCGCCCCTCCTGACCGTCCACAGTGACGCCGCGGACATCCTGGCCGCCGAGCACAGCACGGACCCGGACCTCCTGCGCCGCGCCGTGCACGCTCACACCGCACCGTTCATGCCCGCCCTGGAAGGCGAATGGGCCGAGGCGACCCGCGAACGCCTCCAGGCCGCCACCCAGACCGCCGGGCTGCGCCTGATCGGGCACGCCGACCTGCCCGAGGCGATCAGCACCGCCCGCCACCTGCTGCGCCTGGACCCCCTGCACGAGGACACGTACCTCGCCCTCCTGAACGCCCATGAGCGGGCCGGGGACCCGGTCGGGGCGCAGGGCACGTACCGCGAGTACGAACGCATGCTCACCCGCGAAATGGGCACCCACCCCCCCGAGGCCCTGCGCGCCCGGTACGTCACCTGA
- a CDS encoding endonuclease/exonuclease/phosphatase family protein, translating into MRAHLPALPLLTLLLVALGWALGEFIGERTLPTLLLAYAPPLLWVLLCLPALAWATWHRRGRGVALAALLLAAWGAGLLHWRPQQAGTLRVVTFNALGGARTTPADLGRHLRALDADVILLQEARFHDRAFEAQLRAALPGYRAVRAQEVLTLTRLPLLGSEAQPLPGMNRAALLTRLHWEGRPVTVVNVHPGATQVSAALRAPDRLRRSRDLRAAQLDGLTTLARRTPGRLILGGDLNTPPSGQAYRSLRAAVGPDAFQTAGRGPGWTYPALGLRIDHQFSRGLHPIRARVLPWTLSDHLPLLVEYR; encoded by the coding sequence GTGCGCGCCCACCTGCCGGCCCTGCCTCTGCTGACCCTGCTCCTCGTGGCGCTCGGCTGGGCGCTGGGCGAGTTCATCGGCGAGCGGACGCTCCCGACCCTGCTGCTGGCGTACGCGCCACCGCTGCTGTGGGTCCTGCTGTGTCTGCCGGCGCTGGCGTGGGCCACGTGGCATCGCCGGGGCCGCGGCGTGGCCCTGGCAGCGCTGCTGCTGGCCGCCTGGGGCGCAGGGCTCCTCCACTGGCGGCCGCAGCAGGCGGGCACGCTGCGGGTGGTGACCTTCAACGCGCTGGGCGGGGCGCGCACCACCCCAGCTGACCTGGGCCGCCATCTGCGCGCCCTGGATGCCGACGTGATCCTTCTCCAGGAGGCCCGCTTTCACGACCGGGCGTTTGAGGCTCAGCTTCGCGCGGCCCTGCCGGGGTACCGTGCCGTGCGGGCGCAGGAGGTTCTGACGCTCACCCGGCTGCCCCTGCTGGGCAGTGAGGCGCAGCCGCTGCCCGGCATGAACCGCGCCGCCCTGCTGACGCGCCTGCACTGGGAAGGCCGCCCCGTGACGGTCGTGAACGTCCACCCGGGGGCCACACAGGTCAGTGCGGCCCTGCGCGCCCCGGACCGGTTGCGCCGTTCACGCGACCTGCGCGCCGCGCAGCTGGACGGACTGACCACACTGGCGCGCCGCACCCCCGGGCGCCTGATCCTGGGCGGCGACCTGAACACCCCGCCGAGCGGGCAGGCGTACCGCTCCTTGCGGGCAGCGGTTGGGCCTGACGCCTTTCAGACAGCTGGGCGCGGTCCCGGCTGGACGTACCCCGCCCTGGGTCTGCGCATTGACCATCAGTTCAGCCGTGGCCTGCATCCCATCCGCGCCCGCGTGCTCCCGTGGACGCTCAGCGATCACCTTCCGCTGCTGGTCGAGTACCGCTGA
- the hflX gene encoding GTPase HflX — translation MKALGNLYRRRIEPGRVGSPELARNLAELSSDVRREVGVLIDRRGRVISVSVADAKGTEFPDLRMGENRLSGFHLLHTHPRGGALSKGDLSTLFLKRLDAVSAIEVRSEGQPGLVHTAHLTPPGTVGEEEDWRILPPVPSFQIDEFDLGAQVQALEEEIARAARTRVAKKDFERAILVQIDQGEFDAEERLDELAELARTAGAEVVHRELVFRRNLKPGTLVGAGKLEELTSRAYHLDADLLIFGQELGPAQAREIEAATGLKIIDRTQLILDIFALHAQGVESRLQVELAQLRYMKPRLLGAGAALSRIGGGGGSAGGGAIGTRGPGETKLELDRRRINDRLSFLEKQLEGVAQRREERRKGRERNAVPVISIVGYTNAGKSTLLNAFTHAAEEPRRVLAENKLFATLRPTSRQGYLEGIGPVVLTDTVGFIRDLPKDLTRAFRSTLEEIGDADVLLHVVDAASPGADTRLDAVNRILEDLGFRDMPTVVALNKADAADPEALERELERTGGIAVSALKNRGLAELKEALADAVAGVQRAELARQEEARALAAQYR, via the coding sequence ATGAAAGCCCTCGGGAACCTGTACCGCCGCCGGATTGAACCGGGCCGGGTGGGCTCGCCGGAACTTGCGCGGAACCTCGCCGAACTGTCCAGCGACGTGCGGCGCGAGGTGGGCGTCCTGATCGACCGGCGGGGCCGCGTGATCTCCGTCAGCGTGGCGGACGCCAAGGGCACCGAGTTCCCGGACCTGCGCATGGGCGAGAACCGCCTGTCCGGCTTTCACCTGCTGCACACCCACCCGCGCGGCGGGGCGCTGAGCAAGGGCGACCTCTCCACGCTGTTCCTGAAGCGACTGGACGCCGTGTCCGCCATCGAGGTGCGCAGCGAGGGTCAGCCGGGACTGGTGCACACCGCGCACCTGACGCCGCCCGGCACGGTCGGCGAGGAGGAGGACTGGCGCATCCTGCCGCCCGTGCCCTCCTTCCAGATCGACGAGTTCGACCTGGGCGCGCAGGTGCAGGCGCTGGAGGAAGAGATTGCCCGCGCCGCCCGCACGCGCGTGGCGAAGAAGGACTTTGAACGCGCGATCCTCGTGCAGATCGACCAGGGCGAATTCGACGCCGAGGAACGCCTGGACGAGCTGGCCGAACTGGCCCGCACCGCCGGGGCGGAGGTCGTGCACCGTGAACTGGTGTTCCGCCGCAACCTGAAGCCCGGCACGCTGGTCGGTGCGGGGAAACTGGAGGAACTGACCAGCCGCGCGTACCACCTGGACGCGGACCTGCTGATCTTCGGGCAGGAACTAGGCCCGGCCCAGGCGCGCGAGATCGAGGCCGCGACGGGCCTGAAGATCATCGACCGGACGCAATTGATCTTGGACATCTTCGCGCTGCACGCGCAGGGCGTCGAGTCGCGCCTGCAGGTGGAGCTGGCGCAGCTGCGCTACATGAAGCCGCGCCTGCTGGGCGCCGGGGCGGCCCTGTCCCGCATCGGCGGCGGCGGGGGCAGCGCGGGTGGCGGCGCCATCGGCACGCGAGGCCCCGGGGAAACGAAACTGGAGCTGGACCGCCGCCGCATCAACGACCGCCTGAGCTTCCTGGAGAAGCAGCTCGAAGGTGTGGCGCAGCGCCGCGAGGAGCGCCGTAAGGGCCGCGAACGCAACGCCGTGCCCGTGATCAGCATCGTGGGGTACACGAACGCCGGGAAGAGCACGCTGCTGAACGCGTTCACGCACGCCGCCGAGGAACCCCGCCGGGTGCTGGCGGAGAACAAGCTGTTCGCCACGCTGCGCCCCACCAGTCGCCAGGGCTACCTGGAGGGCATCGGGCCGGTCGTCCTGACCGACACCGTGGGCTTCATCCGTGACCTGCCCAAGGACCTGACCCGGGCGTTCCGCAGCACGCTGGAGGAAATCGGGGACGCGGACGTGCTGCTGCACGTCGTGGACGCCGCCAGCCCCGGCGCGGACACCCGTCTGGACGCCGTGAACCGCATCCTGGAGGACCTGGGCTTCCGGGACATGCCGACCGTCGTGGCGCTGAACAAGGCCGACGCGGCCGACCCGGAGGCGCTGGAGCGTGAACTGGAACGCACGGGCGGCATTGCCGTCAGCGCCCTGAAGAACCGCGGGCTGGCCGAACTGAAGGAGGCGCTGGCGGACGCCGTGGCGGGCGTGCAGCGCGCCGAACTGGCCCGGCAGGAGGAAGCCCGCGCGCTGGCCGCGCAGTACCGGTAA